Proteins from one Pseudarthrobacter sp. BIM B-2242 genomic window:
- a CDS encoding type IIA DNA topoisomerase subunit B, whose protein sequence is MAPSSDYTARHLSVLEGLEAVRKRPGMYIGSTDSRGLMHCLWEIIDNSVDEALAGFGHDIKIILHADNSVEIHDDGRGIPVDVEPKTGLTGVEVVFTKLHAGGKFGGGSYTASGGLHGVGASVVNALSARLDVEVDRGSKTYKMSFRRGEPGRFQDQGSKIDPAAVFAPFVDGSVLDVVGKAKRGVTGTRIRYWADRQIFTPDAKFSYDELAARARQTSFLVPGLKLTVRDARRLAGTPGEAGPHEEVFHHDGGISEFVEFLAADPAVTDVWRLHGSGKFKETVPVLDERGHSQLAEVERDCEVDVALRWGIGYDSTVRTFVNIISTPKGGTHQSGFEQALVKTFRKAVEANARKLKAGNDKIEKDDIFAGLTAVLTVRLAEPQFEGQTKEILGTSAVRAIVSKVVEREITAKLNSANRNDKAHSALLLEKIVSEMKSRISARVHKETQRRKNALETSSMPTKLADCRTDDVERSELFIVEGDSALGTAKLARSSDFQALLPIRGKILNVQKASVGDMLSNAECAALIQVVGAGSGRSFDISAARYGKVILMTDADVDGAHIRTLLLTLFFRYMRPMIDEGRVFAAVPPLHRVEVINAGQKANEMIYTYSEAELHVLLARLAKEGKRYKEPIQRYKGLGEMDAEQLAETTMDPRHRTLRKVGIENAKHAEDTFDLLMGSDVAPRKDFIIAGASSLDRERIDA, encoded by the coding sequence GTGGCACCAAGTTCTGATTACACCGCCCGGCACCTTTCTGTCCTGGAAGGCCTCGAAGCCGTCCGCAAGCGCCCCGGCATGTACATCGGCTCCACCGACTCCCGCGGCCTGATGCACTGCCTGTGGGAGATCATCGACAACTCTGTGGATGAAGCGCTGGCGGGCTTCGGTCACGACATCAAAATCATCCTGCACGCGGACAACTCGGTGGAAATCCACGACGACGGCCGCGGCATTCCCGTGGACGTGGAACCCAAGACGGGCCTTACCGGCGTCGAGGTGGTCTTCACGAAGCTGCACGCCGGCGGCAAGTTTGGGGGCGGCTCCTACACCGCCTCCGGCGGCCTGCACGGCGTGGGTGCCTCCGTGGTTAACGCGCTGTCCGCCCGCCTGGACGTCGAGGTGGACCGCGGCAGCAAGACCTACAAGATGTCCTTCCGGCGCGGTGAACCCGGACGCTTCCAGGACCAGGGCAGCAAGATTGACCCGGCAGCGGTGTTTGCCCCGTTCGTGGACGGCTCCGTGCTCGACGTGGTGGGCAAGGCCAAACGGGGTGTGACCGGAACGCGGATCCGCTACTGGGCAGACCGCCAGATCTTCACCCCTGACGCGAAGTTCTCGTATGACGAACTTGCTGCCCGGGCACGGCAGACGTCCTTCCTGGTGCCGGGCCTCAAGCTGACTGTCCGCGATGCGCGCCGGCTCGCCGGCACCCCCGGCGAAGCGGGTCCCCACGAGGAGGTTTTCCACCACGACGGCGGCATCTCCGAGTTTGTCGAATTCCTCGCCGCCGATCCCGCCGTCACCGACGTCTGGCGGCTCCACGGTTCAGGGAAGTTCAAGGAAACCGTCCCGGTCCTCGATGAGCGCGGCCACAGCCAGCTCGCCGAAGTGGAGCGCGACTGCGAAGTGGATGTGGCCCTGCGTTGGGGCATCGGCTATGACAGCACGGTCCGCACCTTTGTGAACATCATTTCCACCCCCAAGGGCGGAACCCACCAGTCGGGCTTCGAGCAGGCCCTGGTCAAGACCTTCCGTAAAGCGGTGGAGGCCAACGCCCGCAAGCTCAAGGCGGGCAACGACAAAATCGAGAAGGATGACATCTTCGCGGGGCTGACGGCAGTCCTGACCGTCCGCCTGGCCGAGCCGCAGTTTGAAGGTCAAACCAAGGAAATCCTCGGCACCTCCGCTGTGCGGGCCATCGTGTCGAAGGTGGTGGAGCGGGAGATCACGGCGAAGCTGAATTCCGCCAACCGCAACGACAAGGCCCACTCGGCGCTGCTGCTCGAAAAGATCGTCAGCGAGATGAAGTCCCGCATTTCCGCGCGCGTCCACAAGGAGACCCAACGGCGCAAGAATGCACTGGAAACGTCCTCCATGCCCACCAAGCTCGCTGACTGCCGGACGGACGACGTCGAACGCTCCGAGCTGTTCATCGTCGAAGGTGACTCAGCGCTGGGTACGGCCAAGCTGGCCCGGTCCTCGGACTTCCAGGCCTTGCTGCCCATCCGCGGCAAGATCCTGAATGTCCAGAAGGCTTCCGTGGGGGACATGCTCTCCAACGCGGAATGCGCGGCCCTGATCCAGGTGGTGGGTGCTGGTTCGGGCCGCAGTTTCGACATCAGCGCCGCACGGTACGGCAAGGTCATTCTGATGACCGACGCCGACGTCGACGGCGCCCACATCCGGACGCTGCTGCTGACCCTGTTCTTCCGGTACATGCGGCCGATGATCGACGAGGGCCGCGTTTTCGCCGCCGTCCCGCCGCTGCACCGGGTTGAAGTGATCAACGCGGGCCAGAAAGCCAACGAAATGATCTACACCTACTCCGAGGCCGAACTTCATGTGCTGCTGGCCCGGCTCGCCAAGGAAGGCAAGCGCTACAAGGAACCGATCCAGCGGTACAAGGGCCTGGGTGAAATGGATGCGGAACAGCTCGCGGAGACCACCATGGATCCGCGCCACCGGACCCTGCGCAAGGTGGGAATCGAGAACGCCAAGCACGCAGAGGACACGTTTGACCTGCTGATGGGCTCGGACGTCGCCCCGCGCAAGGACTTCATCATCGCCGGTGCCTCCAGCCTGGACCGGGAACGCATCGACGCCTGA
- a CDS encoding GNAT family N-acetyltransferase produces the protein MNQEPRVDFPQLQWRPAAASDVPGWAALIARTAAVETPVWYEREADLQQHVASRKNPVASHTVLGVDGDGVIRAYARISKNPGGDKAHGFGCVDPAWQRRGVGTALLGWLEERTRERFADDAAGSPAQGPPRLRIGTEQQHGHQARLLETGGYTVVRYFNEMHRPLDQPLPAAVLDRGLELAAMAPELHEQVRLAHNASFLDHWGSEPRDEESWSFTVSNPQARPDLSAVVLDSATGEVAGYQLASHDPDIAVQRGYREGYTELLGVRREYRGRGIAQALLADAMRRFTAAGMHVASLDVDSENPTGALALYTKMGYRAVNQSMAWDKAL, from the coding sequence ATGAACCAGGAGCCAAGGGTGGACTTTCCGCAACTGCAGTGGCGGCCGGCGGCAGCGTCCGACGTCCCGGGGTGGGCGGCCCTGATCGCCCGGACCGCCGCCGTCGAGACCCCCGTCTGGTACGAGCGGGAAGCGGACCTGCAGCAGCACGTTGCCTCCCGGAAGAACCCCGTGGCCAGCCACACGGTCCTCGGCGTGGACGGCGACGGCGTCATCCGCGCTTATGCCAGGATCTCGAAAAACCCGGGCGGGGACAAAGCACACGGCTTTGGGTGCGTTGACCCGGCTTGGCAGCGCCGCGGCGTGGGAACGGCACTGCTTGGCTGGCTGGAGGAACGGACCCGGGAGCGGTTCGCCGACGACGCTGCCGGCAGCCCGGCGCAGGGACCGCCCCGCCTCAGGATCGGGACCGAGCAGCAGCACGGTCACCAGGCCCGGCTGCTGGAAACAGGCGGCTATACGGTGGTCCGGTATTTCAATGAAATGCACAGGCCACTGGACCAGCCGCTGCCCGCTGCCGTCCTGGACCGCGGACTGGAGCTGGCCGCCATGGCGCCGGAGCTGCACGAACAGGTCCGGCTGGCACACAATGCGTCCTTCCTCGACCATTGGGGCAGCGAACCGCGCGACGAGGAATCCTGGTCCTTCACCGTAAGCAACCCGCAGGCGCGTCCGGACCTCAGCGCCGTCGTCTTGGACAGCGCTACCGGTGAGGTGGCCGGTTACCAGCTCGCAAGCCACGATCCGGACATCGCGGTCCAGCGCGGATACCGCGAAGGCTACACCGAGCTGCTCGGGGTACGGCGGGAATACCGGGGACGCGGCATCGCCCAGGCGCTGCTGGCCGATGCCATGCGCCGTTTCACGGCTGCCGGAATGCACGTTGCATCACTGGATGTCGATTCGGAGAATCCCACCGGAGCCCTGGCCCTGTACACCAAGATGGGCTACCGCGCGGTCAACCAAAGCATGGCCTGGGACAAGGCTCTGTAG
- a CDS encoding M56 family metallopeptidase, with the protein MFWTSYLLAVLAIVLAWPVPVFLSRAQWPARSPFTAMLLWQAIALAGGLSMIGAMLVYGLEPVGDNLIAGLRALAGMVLFNAPTTALGFWHLFALSAAALLTAHLVFTLLLTYYKIQRQRRRHRELLALLASPSAEGTGTVVISHDSPVAYCLPGGARSVTVLSDGLMAALEPAELRAVLSHENAHLNQRHHLLLWAFAAWRQALPWLPTTRLAQESVNSLIEMLADDVALKTESKATLIKAIAIVASGSAGGGFPPGGQAGLALEGLETAAGVTGSDSFRTTASRVSRLLSPRPPLSAIARGAVLACCVLLLAVPTALLIVPGLLG; encoded by the coding sequence ATGTTCTGGACCTCATACCTGCTGGCGGTCCTTGCGATAGTCCTGGCGTGGCCAGTGCCTGTCTTTCTTTCCCGTGCCCAGTGGCCTGCCCGGTCGCCGTTTACCGCGATGCTCCTCTGGCAGGCCATTGCCCTCGCCGGCGGGCTGTCCATGATCGGGGCCATGCTGGTTTACGGCCTCGAGCCGGTGGGCGACAACCTCATCGCCGGCTTGCGGGCACTCGCGGGAATGGTGCTCTTTAACGCGCCCACCACGGCCCTTGGTTTCTGGCACCTGTTTGCCCTCTCCGCAGCAGCCCTGCTGACCGCACACCTCGTCTTCACCCTGCTGCTGACGTATTACAAGATCCAGCGGCAGCGGCGGCGGCACCGTGAACTGCTGGCGCTCCTGGCCTCACCTTCCGCGGAAGGGACGGGCACCGTGGTGATCAGCCACGACTCACCGGTGGCCTATTGCCTGCCCGGCGGCGCACGGTCCGTGACTGTGCTTTCGGACGGCCTGATGGCCGCCCTTGAACCGGCCGAACTGCGGGCCGTGCTCAGCCATGAGAATGCCCACCTCAACCAGCGCCACCACCTCCTGCTGTGGGCCTTCGCGGCCTGGCGTCAGGCACTCCCCTGGCTTCCCACCACCCGGCTGGCCCAGGAATCAGTCAACTCACTGATCGAGATGCTGGCCGACGACGTAGCGCTGAAGACTGAGAGCAAGGCAACGCTCATCAAGGCAATCGCGATTGTGGCCAGCGGTTCAGCCGGCGGAGGTTTTCCGCCCGGCGGCCAGGCCGGCCTTGCACTGGAGGGACTGGAAACGGCGGCCGGTGTCACCGGCTCGGACTCGTTCCGCACCACGGCTTCGCGCGTCAGCCGGCTGCTCTCGCCCCGGCCCCCGCTGTCTGCGATTGCCCGCGGGGCAGTGCTGGCGTGCTGCGTCCTGCTCCTTGCCGTGCCCACGGCGCTACTGATCGTGCCCGGCCTGCTGGGCTGA
- the cydD gene encoding thiol reductant ABC exporter subunit CydD: MRPDFPAGPATRSAIYWLGLLAALKALSLVLMGQAVAAMLAGLATGNGSWQDQLTWGLAGVVLRSATVWAQGIAARRAALGIKEELRSELLARALRNGARSTGPADGGLAVLATRGLDALDSYYTQFLPALVNCATIPLLLGARILFADWVSAVVVVLTVPLVPLFMVLIGRYTEDHVREAQETLTRLSAHMLELAKGLPVLVGLGRATSQRKALEEISEEYRSRTMGTLRTAFLSALALELIATISVAVVAVFIGVRLVHGDMALEAGLLALILAPDCYLPLRELGTAHHASDDGRAALAATRAVTDAPEPQPLPADGVEPAADAAAAVAAHDDGGSLSAPAPPGVVVTGLTVTYAGRSAAAVGPLSFTAPLGQITALDGPSGAGKSTVLGVLAGTVGDGGGTAVAGRLAGLDRESVAWVPQHPVMVAESVLDEIILYVGGGTGNRRAGAAAAGADERLVEETARECLAAAAAGHLARHHPAELSPGELRRVALARGLARLRAGATVLLLDEPTAHLDGASAALVQDSIRALRGQVTVILVAHDQQTRELADHVVPVSARGVTAPSGVTGMPGPAGQHPGHDSAAEDGSGNHHSPAAAPHALQPVAGTRAVRTNRLLAGLLAPVAGRFTAAAVVGTFAAIFAVALSGLSGWLIIRASEQPPILYLLTAIVGVRFFGIGRAVLRYWERLLLHDAVFGALTRLRGRLWESLSRKALSLRRLLQGGNVLGTVIDDVDTVRDLLPRVVLPPVTALAVGGSALLATTLVAPAALPAVAIAAGLSLIGAPLAALWGDRRSATAEQRLRAGVLRRTSAALDARAELHANGIAAAVLAALRAEDRAATKASQRSAWAEGLGQAITVAACGTAALAAAVLTAPQVIAGTMEPATAAVIVLLQLALVEPYAAMTTAVRQYPALRAVMRRVAESGVLDAGAADSRTSDSRTSGSGTGDSGTAASGAADAAEVDGIHAVPSRPGAVPGVELTQLSAAWPGGAPVFAGVSATAGPGSWLAVTGPSGSGKSTLLAVLLGFLPASTGRAAVTGTAAWCPQEAHLFDSTLRGNLLLGLPAGRKDTSSGGATAGGGSGTAGTGTRGSGTAGTGTRGSGTAGTGTRGSGTAGTGTPGSGTPGSGDAELAAALTAVGLDALVSRLPDGLDTRIGPGGSFLSGGERQRLAVARTILTGAEVILLDEPTAHLDAEAGRDMLADLRAGLKDRTVVMVTHNPADINPADTLLDLSAASLTGAAGKARLLQPEESVR; encoded by the coding sequence TTGCGCCCGGATTTTCCTGCCGGACCGGCCACCCGTTCCGCCATCTACTGGCTCGGCCTGCTCGCAGCACTGAAGGCCCTCTCCCTGGTCCTGATGGGGCAGGCGGTGGCTGCGATGCTCGCCGGCCTGGCCACCGGCAACGGCTCGTGGCAGGACCAGCTGACCTGGGGGCTGGCCGGCGTTGTCCTGAGGTCCGCCACGGTGTGGGCGCAGGGCATCGCCGCGCGCCGCGCAGCCCTGGGCATCAAGGAGGAACTCCGGTCAGAGCTGCTGGCACGCGCCCTGCGGAACGGTGCCCGCAGCACCGGTCCTGCCGACGGCGGCCTGGCGGTCCTGGCCACAAGGGGACTTGATGCGCTGGACAGCTATTACACGCAGTTCCTTCCGGCCCTCGTGAACTGTGCCACGATCCCGCTGCTGCTCGGGGCGCGTATCCTCTTCGCTGACTGGGTCAGCGCCGTGGTGGTTGTGCTGACGGTTCCGCTCGTCCCGCTGTTTATGGTGCTGATCGGCCGGTACACCGAGGACCACGTCCGCGAAGCCCAGGAAACACTCACCCGCCTGTCCGCCCACATGCTGGAGCTGGCCAAGGGACTGCCCGTCCTGGTGGGCCTGGGCCGTGCCACATCGCAGCGCAAGGCCCTTGAGGAGATTTCCGAGGAATACCGTTCCCGGACCATGGGGACGCTGCGCACCGCGTTCCTGTCCGCGCTCGCCCTGGAACTCATAGCCACCATCTCGGTGGCTGTGGTGGCCGTTTTCATCGGCGTCCGCCTGGTGCACGGTGACATGGCCCTCGAAGCAGGCCTGCTGGCCCTCATCCTGGCCCCGGACTGCTACCTTCCGCTCCGTGAGCTGGGCACCGCGCACCACGCCAGCGATGACGGCCGGGCTGCGCTCGCCGCCACGCGGGCGGTCACCGATGCGCCCGAACCGCAGCCGCTGCCTGCCGATGGTGTGGAACCGGCCGCGGATGCCGCGGCTGCCGTTGCAGCGCACGACGACGGCGGCAGCCTCTCCGCTCCCGCCCCGCCGGGAGTGGTGGTCACCGGCCTCACGGTCACGTATGCAGGACGGTCCGCTGCCGCCGTCGGGCCCCTGAGCTTTACCGCCCCGCTGGGTCAGATCACGGCGCTGGACGGGCCCAGCGGTGCGGGCAAGAGCACTGTCCTTGGTGTGTTGGCCGGAACCGTGGGCGACGGCGGCGGAACCGCTGTGGCCGGGCGTCTTGCCGGACTGGACCGTGAGTCCGTTGCATGGGTTCCGCAGCACCCGGTCATGGTCGCGGAATCCGTCCTCGACGAGATCATCCTGTACGTGGGTGGCGGAACAGGCAACCGCCGGGCAGGAGCTGCTGCGGCCGGCGCGGACGAGCGGCTGGTTGAGGAAACCGCCCGGGAATGCCTGGCCGCGGCTGCTGCTGGCCACCTTGCCCGCCACCATCCGGCTGAACTGAGCCCGGGGGAGCTGCGCCGCGTGGCGCTGGCGCGTGGGCTGGCGCGGCTGCGTGCGGGGGCCACCGTCCTGCTGCTTGACGAGCCGACCGCCCACCTGGACGGCGCGTCGGCGGCGCTGGTGCAGGACTCAATCCGTGCGCTCCGGGGACAGGTCACTGTCATCCTGGTGGCCCACGATCAACAGACCCGCGAACTGGCTGACCATGTGGTGCCCGTCTCTGCCCGCGGCGTCACGGCACCGTCCGGCGTCACCGGAATGCCGGGCCCCGCCGGGCAGCACCCGGGCCATGACAGTGCAGCGGAGGATGGCTCCGGGAACCATCACAGCCCCGCGGCTGCCCCGCACGCACTCCAGCCGGTGGCCGGTACACGGGCTGTGCGTACAAACCGGCTTCTGGCCGGGCTCCTGGCACCCGTCGCGGGCCGGTTCACCGCCGCAGCGGTCGTCGGGACCTTTGCCGCCATCTTCGCCGTGGCCCTGTCCGGGCTCTCCGGCTGGCTCATCATCAGGGCCAGCGAGCAGCCACCCATCCTGTACCTGCTCACGGCCATCGTCGGCGTGCGGTTCTTCGGCATCGGCCGGGCCGTCCTGCGCTACTGGGAACGGCTCCTGCTCCATGACGCAGTCTTTGGGGCCCTCACCCGGCTCCGGGGCCGGCTGTGGGAATCCCTGAGCCGGAAGGCGTTGTCGCTGCGGCGGCTCCTGCAGGGCGGCAACGTCCTCGGCACGGTGATTGACGACGTCGATACCGTCCGGGACCTGCTTCCGCGCGTTGTGCTGCCGCCCGTCACGGCGCTCGCCGTGGGCGGCTCTGCGCTCCTGGCCACAACGCTGGTGGCCCCGGCCGCACTGCCGGCCGTTGCCATCGCGGCCGGACTGAGCCTGATAGGGGCGCCCCTGGCGGCGCTGTGGGGCGACCGCCGCTCGGCCACCGCTGAACAGCGGCTGCGGGCCGGCGTCCTTCGCCGCACCTCCGCCGCCCTGGACGCGAGGGCTGAACTGCACGCCAACGGCATCGCCGCGGCAGTGCTTGCCGCGCTCCGTGCGGAGGACCGTGCGGCCACCAAAGCCTCGCAGCGCTCTGCCTGGGCCGAAGGCCTCGGCCAGGCCATCACGGTGGCGGCCTGCGGAACGGCGGCCCTGGCCGCGGCCGTACTGACCGCGCCCCAGGTCATCGCCGGCACCATGGAGCCCGCCACGGCTGCGGTCATCGTGCTCCTGCAGCTGGCCCTGGTGGAACCCTACGCCGCCATGACGACGGCGGTCCGCCAGTACCCCGCGCTGCGTGCAGTCATGCGGAGGGTGGCCGAGTCCGGCGTGCTGGATGCCGGCGCTGCGGATTCCAGAACCTCGGATTCCCGAACTTCGGGTTCGGGTACAGGGGATTCGGGGACAGCTGCCTCCGGCGCAGCGGACGCCGCGGAAGTCGACGGTATCCATGCGGTTCCGTCCCGCCCGGGTGCGGTTCCCGGCGTGGAGCTGACACAGCTCAGTGCGGCGTGGCCGGGCGGTGCGCCGGTGTTCGCCGGTGTGTCGGCCACGGCCGGGCCAGGCAGCTGGCTGGCAGTCACCGGACCGTCCGGCTCCGGCAAGTCCACCCTGCTCGCCGTATTGCTCGGCTTCCTTCCGGCCTCGACCGGCCGGGCCGCGGTGACCGGCACGGCAGCCTGGTGCCCGCAGGAGGCACACCTGTTCGATTCGACCCTTCGCGGCAACCTGCTGCTGGGCCTCCCGGCGGGCAGGAAGGACACTTCGTCCGGTGGCGCCACCGCCGGCGGAGGCTCCGGCACAGCGGGCACCGGCACGCGAGGCTCCGGCACAGCGGGCACCGGCACGCGAGGCTCCGGCACAGCGGGCACCGGCACGCGAGGCTCCGGCACAGCGGGCACCGGCACGCCGGGCTCCGGGACTCCCGGCAGCGGTGACGCCGAGCTGGCAGCTGCGTTGACCGCCGTCGGCCTCGATGCCCTGGTGTCGCGGCTGCCGGACGGGCTGGACACCCGGATCGGTCCGGGCGGCTCGTTCCTCAGCGGCGGCGAACGGCAGCGGCTTGCCGTGGCCCGGACCATCCTGACAGGCGCCGAGGTGATCCTGCTGGACGAGCCCACGGCCCACCTGGACGCGGAAGCAGGCCGGGACATGCTGGCTGACCTGCGCGCCGGCCTCAAGGACCGGACGGTGGTTATGGTCACCCACAACCCGGCCGACATCAACCCGGCCGACACGCTCCTGGACTTATCCGCAGCCTCACTGACCGGTGCCGCGGGCAAGGCGCGGCTTCTGCAACCGGAAGAGAGCGTGCGCTAG
- a CDS encoding BlaI/MecI/CopY family transcriptional regulator codes for MASLGELERAVMDLLWAGHEAATANTLRDKLATTTEAKGDAAGHEGKELAVTTVLTVLSRLEKKGLVERERGTRPHRYQAVSSREEHTAELMHEVLGSAPDREAVLARFIGSVTESEAETLRKLLGHV; via the coding sequence ATGGCAAGTCTTGGGGAACTGGAACGGGCAGTGATGGATCTGCTCTGGGCGGGCCACGAAGCAGCCACCGCAAATACCCTGCGTGACAAACTGGCAACAACCACCGAGGCAAAAGGGGACGCCGCAGGCCATGAAGGCAAGGAACTTGCCGTCACCACGGTGCTCACCGTCCTCTCACGGCTGGAGAAGAAGGGCCTCGTTGAGCGGGAGCGCGGTACCAGGCCGCACCGCTACCAGGCTGTTTCCAGCCGGGAAGAACACACTGCCGAGCTGATGCACGAAGTCCTGGGCTCCGCCCCGGACCGTGAGGCGGTCCTGGCACGGTTCATCGGGTCCGTTACGGAAAGTGAAGCCGAAACACTGCGCAAACTGCTCGGCCACGTCTAG
- a CDS encoding cytochrome ubiquinol oxidase subunit I, translating to MEALEIARWQFGITTVYHFMMVPLTIGLGLVVAVMQTIWHRTGKDEYLRMTKFWGKLFLINFIMGVATGIVQEFQFGMAWSEYSRFVGDVFGAPLALESLLAFFVESTFLGLWIFGWKQLKPAIHLACLWIAVIGSVFSAYFIIVANSWMQHPVGAEIIDGRPVMTDAWAVFTNNTALVAFPHTLMGALAVAGGFLLGIAWYHLWRRRKDGIDTIGPDGKVVPGEAAIPGRDRTDYNVWIRSLRIGAVVAMISFAGTSLTGDLQGKLMFEQQPMKMAAAEGACHDGTGFSVLSVGNLGSKNCDDIVAVIEIPGILSFLANGDFTTEVRGVNGLLDQYKADYGTHLPDSPIYGERAGQEIEYVPVMEVTYWGFRMMIGFGGLAALAALVALWLTRKGTVPASPWLMRLAVFGILAPFGANAAGWIFTEMGRQPFVVAPNPDLNGIDQVFMFTAAAVSPGVSAGELLTSLIVLTLVYAALLVVEVKLLVTYVRGGVVSAMPELAHAPVDENEDATPGPDGTGTTKSADDVLAFAY from the coding sequence GTGGAAGCTCTGGAAATCGCACGCTGGCAATTCGGCATCACCACCGTCTACCACTTCATGATGGTGCCCCTCACCATCGGCCTTGGCCTGGTGGTGGCCGTGATGCAGACAATCTGGCATCGCACCGGCAAGGACGAATACCTCAGGATGACCAAGTTCTGGGGCAAGCTGTTCCTGATCAACTTCATCATGGGCGTAGCCACCGGCATCGTCCAGGAGTTCCAGTTCGGCATGGCCTGGAGCGAATACAGCCGGTTCGTGGGTGATGTCTTCGGGGCTCCGCTCGCCCTCGAATCGCTGTTGGCGTTCTTCGTTGAGTCCACCTTCCTGGGACTGTGGATCTTCGGCTGGAAGCAGCTGAAGCCCGCCATCCACCTCGCCTGCCTGTGGATCGCGGTCATCGGCTCGGTCTTTTCCGCCTACTTCATCATCGTGGCCAACAGTTGGATGCAGCACCCCGTCGGCGCAGAAATCATCGACGGGCGGCCCGTCATGACGGACGCCTGGGCCGTCTTCACCAACAACACCGCATTGGTGGCCTTCCCGCACACGCTGATGGGAGCGCTGGCCGTAGCCGGCGGCTTCCTCCTGGGCATCGCCTGGTACCACCTCTGGCGCCGGCGCAAGGACGGCATCGACACCATCGGGCCCGACGGCAAGGTTGTTCCCGGGGAAGCGGCCATTCCCGGCCGCGACCGGACCGACTACAACGTCTGGATCCGCTCACTGCGGATCGGTGCGGTCGTCGCCATGATCTCCTTCGCCGGAACCTCCCTCACGGGTGACCTGCAGGGAAAGCTCATGTTCGAGCAGCAGCCCATGAAGATGGCCGCGGCCGAGGGCGCCTGCCATGACGGCACCGGTTTCTCGGTCCTCAGCGTCGGAAACCTGGGGTCCAAGAACTGCGATGACATCGTTGCCGTGATCGAGATCCCCGGCATCCTGTCCTTCCTCGCCAACGGCGACTTCACCACCGAGGTCAGGGGCGTCAACGGTCTCCTGGACCAGTACAAGGCCGATTACGGAACGCACCTGCCGGACAGCCCGATCTACGGCGAGCGGGCCGGCCAGGAAATCGAGTACGTCCCGGTCATGGAAGTTACGTACTGGGGCTTCCGGATGATGATCGGCTTCGGCGGCCTGGCCGCGCTGGCCGCCCTGGTGGCGCTCTGGCTGACGAGGAAGGGCACCGTCCCCGCATCGCCGTGGCTGATGCGCCTGGCAGTGTTCGGCATCCTGGCCCCCTTCGGCGCCAACGCCGCGGGCTGGATCTTTACCGAAATGGGCCGGCAGCCCTTCGTGGTGGCACCGAACCCGGACCTGAACGGCATTGACCAGGTGTTTATGTTCACCGCGGCCGCAGTGTCGCCCGGAGTGTCGGCCGGTGAACTGCTGACCTCCCTGATCGTGCTGACCCTCGTTTATGCCGCTCTGCTGGTGGTGGAGGTCAAACTCCTCGTCACGTACGTCCGCGGCGGCGTGGTGTCCGCCATGCCGGAACTGGCGCATGCCCCCGTGGACGAAAACGAGGACGCCACGCCGGGACCCGATGGCACCGGCACCACAAAGTCCGCGGACGACGTCCTGGCATTCGCCTACTAA
- the cydB gene encoding cytochrome d ubiquinol oxidase subunit II codes for MELLPTIWFIVIAVLWTGYLFLEGFDLGVGMLMKLFARNNTERRVLLNTVGPVWDGNEVWLITAGAATFAAFPLWYASLFSALYLPLLVVLVALIFRAVAFEYRGKVDSASWRTRWDWAIALGSFFAAFGVGAALALTTTGLPLNANGDREGGAMAWFSGYAVLGGLAVVGFSLLHALAFLALKTDGDVRHRARAWFVRLLPVLLLPIAAWALTIQFLEGKPWTWAAVLVAVVAAVASWFLARRGAEGRAFIAMGAFLLLGSASIFGAVFPVVLPSTLDPAFDLTIANASSSDYTLGLMSVVAAVGLPLVIVYQAWTYWVFRRRVSAAHIPAAHSFLPAIAVRAFTTKG; via the coding sequence ATGGAACTGCTGCCCACTATCTGGTTCATCGTCATCGCGGTGCTCTGGACCGGCTACCTCTTCCTTGAAGGCTTTGACCTCGGCGTAGGAATGCTGATGAAGCTGTTCGCCCGGAACAATACCGAGCGCAGGGTACTGCTGAACACTGTTGGTCCGGTCTGGGACGGCAACGAGGTCTGGTTGATCACGGCCGGGGCCGCCACTTTCGCGGCATTCCCGCTCTGGTACGCATCGCTGTTTTCCGCCCTCTACCTCCCGCTTCTGGTGGTGCTGGTGGCCCTCATTTTCCGTGCGGTGGCTTTCGAATACCGCGGGAAGGTAGACAGCGCCAGCTGGCGCACCCGCTGGGACTGGGCCATTGCGCTGGGTTCCTTCTTCGCCGCGTTCGGTGTGGGCGCTGCCCTTGCACTGACCACCACCGGCCTGCCGCTGAACGCCAACGGCGACCGTGAAGGCGGTGCCATGGCCTGGTTCAGCGGATACGCCGTCCTGGGCGGGCTTGCCGTGGTGGGGTTCTCCCTGCTGCATGCCCTGGCATTCCTGGCCCTGAAGACCGACGGCGACGTGCGGCACCGTGCCCGCGCCTGGTTTGTCCGGCTCCTGCCGGTCCTGTTGCTTCCCATCGCGGCCTGGGCACTGACCATCCAGTTCCTGGAAGGCAAGCCGTGGACGTGGGCGGCGGTGCTTGTTGCGGTCGTGGCGGCCGTGGCCTCCTGGTTCCTGGCACGCCGTGGAGCTGAAGGCAGGGCATTCATCGCGATGGGGGCCTTCCTCCTCCTGGGCAGCGCGTCCATCTTCGGCGCGGTGTTCCCGGTGGTGCTGCCCTCGACGCTTGACCCGGCGTTCGACCTGACCATCGCCAACGCCTCGTCCTCCGACTACACGCTCGGACTGATGAGCGTGGTGGCCGCCGTGGGCCTGCCCCTGGTGATCGTCTACCAGGCATGGACGTACTGGGTGTTCCGCCGCCGTGTCAGCGCCGCCCACATTCCCGCCGCCCACAGTTTCCTGCCGGCCATCGCCGTCAGGGCCTTCACCACAAAGGGCTGA